CCACGCACTACTTTGACGGTGGAGGGTGTTGGCCACTTCTCGACTGTAGCAATGTTCTTGTTGTCGATGCGCACGCCATCCCCACTGATCTCATGCCCCAAATACAACAAGCTTGGCCTGGCAAAGGTGCATTTGCTCTTCTTGACCCTTAACTGATGCTTGTCCAACAGCTGGAACACGTGTCGCAGCTTATCACGGTGCTGCTCTATCATGGCACTGTGCACCAATATGTCATCGATAAAAACTAGCACGCCCTTGCGATTGACTGGAGATAGCACAATATTCATCCCTCCCTGGAAAGTTGCAGGTCCACCTGTTAGGCCATATGCTAGCACCTTGAACTCAAAATGACCATGGTGGGTTTTGAAAGCGGTCTTGTGCTCATCCTCGGGCTTCATACGTATTTGATGGTATCCAGCCCGGAGATCCAAGCTAGTGAACCACATGGACCCCGCAAGTTCATCCAGAAGCTCATCAATGACCGGCAAGGGGAAACGGTTCATGACTGTTATGGCATTGAGCTGGCGGTAGTCCACACAGAAACGCCAAGACAAATCCTTCTTTTGAACTAGTAGCACCGGCGAAGCAAACGGGCTGGAGCTAGGCGCAATGATCCCCTGTGCAAGCATGTCCGCTACTTGCTTCTCAATCTCATCCTTTTGAGCTGGACTGTAATGGTACGGGCAGACATTGACCGGCTTTGCTCCCGGAAGCAGGGGTATGGTGTGATCGAATGAACGCTGCGGTGGTAGCCCCTTTGGTTCTGCGAACAAGTGCTCAAACTCGTTGATGAGTGCATCAATTTCCGCAGGCACAGGCACTTCAGTAATGTTTGGCTCTCCTTGTATAGTGGCACAAAGCTGAACCATACGCGCAACACCATCGCGTTGTAGTAACTCAGTCAGTTCCTCGTCGGAGAGTAATTTTCATTGACTAACATCTGCCTTCGCCCCTTGGAGATGGACGGTGGTGCCGTGGTAGTCAAATCCATCGTCTTATCTAGCCAGTGCACTTTCATGGGGCTGTGTTGCGCTAGCCAGTCGATGCCAAGGATGACGTCGTAGCAACCCAATGGAAGCACCTTAAGGGTGGTCTCGAAGGTGACTCCATGGGTCTGCCATTGACACATCGGCAGTTCTTTGATCACAGCGCatgacgccaccgttcgccacccgCACTGCCAACGGATGCTTGACCTTGACCACACCGTGCAGCTGAGCGGCCAGGGATTCACAGATGAAACTGTGGGATGAGCCCGAATCGATGAGCATCAACACCTCCCGACCTTGAACCCAGCCGTGGAGACGCATGGTGGTGGAGGATTCCCCTCCGTCTAGAGCCTCCTTGGAGAGGACACAACAATCTGGCCCTTGTTCACTGGCCGCCTCATCTTGGTTCAGGTCGTTGGAGTCATTTGGTTCACTATGCATCATGGCGAGCAACTCTTCCACCACGTGCAGTTGCACGGTCGGTCCGCAGCAGTGGTCGCGCCCCCAGCGCTCGCCGCAGGTGAAACAGAGCCCGCGAGCGCGCCGATACGCGCGGAGAGCTACAATCTTGTCCTCAGCTGGTGGCGTGTGCGCCGCCTCTTGTGCGCGACGGTCTGTACTGCAACCCTCCACGGGCACCGCTGGCTTGGTGGGAGTGATGACCGGCGGTGGAGGCAAGGGCAGAGCCGTGCGTGGCACCCCTCGAGACGATACCGGTGTTGAGTACCGGCGATCATCCCTCTTGTCTTCTCTGCGCATTGCTTCTAGCACCTCCTCCTGCAAACAAGCAAGATCGACAGCAGTATCGAGTGTTTTTGGCCGATGTAAAACTACTGCAGCTCTAATATCCTTTTTCAACCCATCAACAAAATGCGTAATGAAGTACGATGGCTCCCATGACTCATGGTGTGCCACTAAATTGTGCATAAACTGCGTGAACTTTTCTGCATACTCCGCCATGCTGCCATTCTGTTGTAGGCGGTTGAACTGCCACAACAGAGACTGAAACTCTTCTCTCCCAAATTGCACACACACAGCCTCCGCAAACACCACCCAATCAGTGTATATCAAATGTGCCTTGGTAGATTGTGACCAAGACAGTGCACCGTCGATGAAGTACATCGCGGCGCAGCTCACCCAGGTGTATGGGCTGAGCGTACACACTCTGAAGTACGCCTCACACTTGAGACGCCATGCTCGTGGACCATCCCCATCGAACAGAGGAAAATCAAAACGCGGTGGAGGAGGAAATCGACCGAATCCGAACTGACGCTCCCCCATGAATGAACTCTCTGCTAAAAAAGGATGGGAATCGGCCATACCCGTGACCGGAGGTGCCCGCGGGGTCCGTTCCCCCGGCGACATCCCCCGGTGATCTTGAGTCCTGCTGTGGCCAGCGGGCCCGTGGCCGTCGCCACTGCGAGGCATGAGGCACTCGCTGGGTTGAGGCAGACGCGCGTCCGCGATCAGAGAAGCCTTgagcggtggtgctgctgtcgacGAAAGGAGTGGAGGCAGATCCGCGAGGCCAATCGGATGCACCAGCTCCGTGGCCGCCGCTGGTGCCGGATCTAGCACCGGCGCGGTTTCTGGCCGCACCTCCTTGAGCAGCTGGCGCAGCTCGCCCACCTCCAGACGCAGGTCCTCCACCGAGCGCTCGACAGCTGGTCGCCACCCCTGGAGCTCGAGGATGATGGGGTGGATCTCGCCGATCTGGGACGACATGGCGCTGACCGCCGCCGTCAGATCGGCCAGGGCCTTGTTGGTCTCCTCCATGGCCGTGGTCTTGCCGCGACGAGTCTGGATAATCGTGGGAAAAGGGCCGGCCAGGGTTGAGGTGGTGGGTGGAAAGGCTGCTGATACCAAATGTTACGCTCCCACTAAGTAATTTAGCACAATCACAGTCGGAGTACAGAGGAATTGGAGGTTTCGATCTAGGGTTCATGGGATACAAGGGAAAAGGGGATCAGGAGTGATAGCCGCCGCCAGTGTCTCGTTTCTGCCTGCCCTCTCCCAGCTCGATGCTTGCTTAAGTAGTTAGGTCGTCCACTCTGGGCCAGTGTAACGCTTGTTGGCCTCGTGGGCTCTCCCAGTCCGACGCTGGACTCCATCGCCTTGGCGGGCTGCTGCAGTGGTAGGTTGGGCCGTAATAGAAAATGTGCCAGGATTATCAAAGGATTTGCCCATCATCCCAGCgcccttttatttatttaattaattattgTTGACCAAGTCCACAATTTTGAAAAGAGCTACTTGACGGACTGCGCTtcggtgcctgtcggtgtcaaaaccggcggatctcgggtagggggtcccgaactgtgcgtctaaggatgatggtaacatgagacaggggacacgatgtttactcaggttcgggccctctcgatggaggtaataccctacttcctgcttgattgatcttgatgatatgagtattacaagagttgatctaccacgagatcgtagaggctaaaccctgggagctagcctatgatgattatgattgttgtctatATGATATCGACTAGCAtgacctcggtttatataatgcaccagaggtctaggataacaagagtcctagccgaatacgcccgTGGGGAGGAGTCatttgtcttgatcaccaagtcttgtggaatcttcctcgtatgtggcagctgtccgaactgacccatgagtatacggccatggggtccttggcccaatGTAACAGATCGAGAGAcaatgtggtgagtacccctagtcctgGACACCGTCAGCCTTTGTGTCTATGATATGCTCAAACGGCGATGCTGTTGGGAATTCCGGCGATGTGTGGTGACAGAGGATCCGCCGTCGGCGTCAGCAGCGTGTACGGCACCTCCACGGGCCCGCCCCGGTTCCTCAGCATCCCGTCGGCGTTCCTCTGTGCGATGGCCTCCGCGACAGCCTCCAGCTCCGCCCGGAACTCCAGCAGCGCCTTGGCCGCCCGCTGCTCGCTCGTCCACCGCGCCGTGTCGGGCCGCTCTCCCATGAGCGGCTCTCCCGGATTCACGGGCGGGCTCATGGTGAACGCCATGAGCCCGAATGCCTCGTTCTTCGGGGTGATGCTGCCGAGGAACTCGGCCTCGGTCACCACCGCACCGGCGTCGGCCGGCATCTCCCCGGAGGTGATGGTGGGGCGGTTGGGGACGAAGCCGTTGTACGCGTACTGCCCGAAGCTGACGGCCGAGTGGTAGGCCGATCCGAGCCAGATGATGGTGGCGCAGGTCTCCACGAGGTCGTCGACGGAGTCCATCGCCGGCCACCACGGGGCGTCGCTCAGGTCGCCGTGGCCCACGTGCCGCACCTCCCTCCAAAACTCCTGCAGCTCGCTGTCGCGTgcgacggcgccgtcgccgtcgccgtagtATATCGCGCAGTAGTCCGTGACCCATTTCTTGATGGCCGTCCAGATCTCCAGCCCGTCCACTGCGTACGGGTAGTCCTTTATCAGCAGCTCCAGCTCTTCAGGCTTCTTCGGATCGCCTCTCGCCACACCTCTGCGTACGTACAAATGCAGTGATTAATTCTTCCAAAATCTAACGTGCCATCTGAATATTGTAGAGAGAGCAGAGCAGTTGCATTTTACTCGGCACCTCTTGATGAGTTCGTTGGGGAGAGCAAGGTCGGTGAAGTTCCATGTCCTGTACGTCTTGGAGGACATCTCCATGCCGTACTTGCTGGGGAAGAAGGTGACCTCATGGATGCCGCGATATATGCCGCCGCCCTTTCGCCGGTCGCCTGAGCCGAAGATAATCTGCCGCGCCGTGGCATTGGTCTCCAGGGTCTTGCGGAAGTGCGGCTTGAGTAGCTTGTGGATCGGGTGCAGCACGCTGAGCTGCCGGTTCGCCGCGATCACCACCGGCTCCATCGACGCATGCGCGTTCAGCCTACAACACACGAACCAGCCCACACAAACATTGTCATGATGCCATCTCATCCCATTTATATTATTGTACACGGGCGGCGAAGTGCACCGTACCAGTGATAGATAAAGTTGTTCTTGCTGGCGTCGTTCGCCGCGGCGTGGGCCTTGGCGAGCTCCCATGCCGTGAAGGTACCGTCACCGGCTTTGGCCGCCGGTGGAGAGTACACCGTGCTGATGGCACCGAGCCGCTCATTCTCCGGGTGCAGCGAGCTGAGCTCGATCGCTAGTGGCTTGAGTGTCCAGTCGTCTTGCAACAGCAAAAGCGTCCTAGCGGCGTACGCCTTCCTTTGGGAGATCTCGGCCTTCTCCTCGGCGCCTGGCAGCTGGTTGATGCGCTTCAGGTACGGCATCACCCAGTCGTGGTGATCCACAGCGTAGAGCTTGCCCTCCTGTATAGCCTACACAATGGTCCAACGGGTCAGTTAAGAAATTGTTATCCATGCAACAACAAAAAGTTAAGAAATTACTACCTTAACTTTTTGTAAGACGCTTTCAATCTATGACAGCGTCAAAAACATCTATTATTTATCGCTGGAGTGCTGCACATCAACAACTATTGGACCATATTAAGTTCATATgttcttttttttgtgtgtgtgtctaCTAATCCATGGTTTTTGAAAAAGTCAGGTGCATTTTTTTCCTCAAAATACATGCGTAACTATTTTTGACAACCGCGGTGTGGCAAGCTGGGAGCACAGGTGGGTGGGCGGTGAGAGAAGGAATAGTCGCAGTTGGGGATGCGGTGGATTGTTGAAGATATATAGGGGGGACATTGACGACCACCGATAAAAGTGATACAAAAGAGGATTTTGTTGCAGAAGAAAATAGCCCCAACTTCTTCAATATGTTTTCCGTGGGAAAGGAAATTTGATGGAGGTGCTCTCATCATTGGACAAGAACAGTTATTCGGCTATACAAAAACTTTCATTTGGGCTTCTTATGTGCATGTATCCATTGTTTAAAGAAAAACTAGGTTTAGTGTGTAGTTACATATAATTTTATTGACTATGTTGCACATATTTCTTGAAAAAGCAATAGTACTACATTTTAGTGGGTATTGTTTACTTGTTTTAAAAAGTtgctcccctcctctctctccaaccCACGGTAACGGATTACACCCTTGTCGAAAATAAATCCTTCTTCTCTCCTTGCTCCATGCAGAGCATAGTGAGGATGCTAGTTTTGGTTGAAATCTTGTTTAGTAGCTCGAGTAACAAGCTTCAAGAACTGTGTGTTTTAAAGAATTTATGAAGCTGGTAACAAATCCATGGATATTTAAACTCTAGTGACCAAGAAAAAAATTGAATATTTGTTGGAAGAACAGGCGACCCCTTCATTGGTTGCCAGCGGAGAAAAAAAGCTCCACCAAATAGTTACTGATCCAAATACCTCGCCTCTTCGAAATTGCCTCAGGACCCTAACTCTACCTTGTCGATGCTAATCATCTAGTGTATTTTGAAGCCATGCCTGTTCTAGTTGTCGTTGCTGACATTGAACATTGTTCTTCTACTTTCAAGGCCACGTACAGCCCCCGTTCTTGACCAGCAATGTGGGGTAGCTCACCTTTGGCTTGCTGATATCCTCACTGAGCATGTGGGCCTACCTCGATGAGCCATTGGTACTGCTATGCAATGGCAATGATGACGTCGGCCCCAACACAGTGGGTAACCATACGGTTCTAGGTTTGCCTCTCAATCCTGGGTTACCGTGTGCGACGCTCATCAATGGGTTGTTGAACTGTGTCATGTGCATGTGGAGGAGGAATGGCACGTGAACTGGTGGTTCGTGTATGCGTTATAtcaactactacctccattcttaAATATAAGATGTTGCTGTAGTAGAAACAATGTCAGTTTGGATCAATCCGGCCAAGGAAGGGTAATTTTGATGGTTTTATGAGTATGGGATTGAGATTTAGATGAGTAGAAATTCTATGataattttttttgataaaagagagCTTTCCTCTCCGATTTCATTTAAGGAAATCATTTGTTGACAATTCTATGATAATTATGTTTTCAAAGTAACCAAAGCCAAAGTTAAGGGGGTATATGAATTTGAACGTCACTATGGCGTGGCGCCTGTATCGCGCAAGCTGCTGGCTATTACCAAGTTGCCATTCTGATGGTACTACTCATCCATCATGATCATGCGTGTGGGCGGCTGCAAGCCATCAAACCGCCTATACTGCCTTGCACCATAATATTGCAGGGAGAACACTTGTTCTCTAGAATTTCCGTACGAACTTATCTCTTATAGTCttctttgaaaatatatttgaCCAGGGGATAAAAAAAACACAATTTCTAATATCTACAGTTCGAACACATCTGACTGTTAGCAATTATGGTTATGTATACATATTTGTAGAAACAATTTTGGTCATGTAGGGTATATAGTACCTGCGGCGCAGTCATGTTACCCATGTTCTTCTCAACGTGCTCTTTGGTTATCCTGCTATCTTGGTCACCATACACAGCCAGCTCAAGCTCGCTGGTGAGTGGGAACTCGGTGACACGCTTGATGGACACGGGATTTGTCCCTGCCAGCATTTCCCTAGCGAATTCTTCGT
This region of Triticum aestivum cultivar Chinese Spring chromosome 2D, IWGSC CS RefSeq v2.1, whole genome shotgun sequence genomic DNA includes:
- the LOC123056064 gene encoding linoleate 9S-lipoxygenase-like, which produces MPMPIRHSPTLSCTGTKTPGWTTTMLSPARAPGRRDGPRPVLIMPSAARSQLKFLHPKTNLISHGAITATPKSARAVAASARRVHGRLLLQSFVDSADSRLRLSLQLVSATVARSDGRGVRGEAAVLDVVIATGETELDVELPWEDEALGVPGAVLVTNHSDFPVYLTVLSLSSPAVHFICDGWVHPAGKHPYRLFFTNDAYVKEKTPAALLKDREDELRELRGEGVPADEPLQKWDRVYDYAVYNDLGNPDLRKDLARPVLGGSKEYPYPRRTRTSRPPTKTDHESEARAPMEQEEGIYVPCDEWVGPAISAPNLPKLGGHFKSLADIHSLFGLGRPTLLSLAIHVVATLFRILDSVRINGLVKPVHTKLAIQGIVHLNPEKWRTDEEFAREMLAGTNPVSIKRVTEFPLTSELELAVYGDQDSRITKEHVEKNMGNMTAPQAIQEGKLYAVDHHDWVMPYLKRINQLPGAEEKAEISQRKAYAARTLLLLQDDWTLKPLAIELSSLHPENERLGAISTVYSPPAAKAGDGTFTAWELAKAHAAANDASKNNFIYHWLNAHASMEPVVIAANRQLSVLHPIHKLLKPHFRKTLETNATARQIIFGSGDRRKGGGIYRGIHEVTFFPSKYGMEMSSKTYRTWNFTDLALPNELIKRGVARGDPKKPEELELLIKDYPYAVDGLEIWTAIKKWVTDYCAIYYGDGDGAVARDSELQEFWREVRHVGHGDLSDAPWWPAMDSVDDLVETCATIIWLGSAYHSAVSFGQYAYNGFVPNRPTITSGEMPADAGAVVTEAEFLGSITPKNEAFGLMAFTMSPPVNPGEPLMGERPDTARWTSEQRAAKALLEFRAELEAVAEAIAQRNADGMLRNRGGPVEVPYTLLTPTADPLSPHIAGIPNSIAV